Proteins from one Burkholderia oklahomensis C6786 genomic window:
- the proB gene encoding glutamate 5-kinase — protein sequence MRSIIADSKRLVVKVGSSLVTNDGRGLDHDAIGRWAAQIAALRGAGKEVVLVSSGAIAEGMQRLGWSKRPREIDELQAAAAVGQMGLAQVYESRFAEHGIRTAQILLTHADLADRERYLNARSTLLTLLRLGVVPIINENDTVVTDEIKFGDNDTLGALVANLIEGDALIILTDQKGLFTADPRKDPSATLVGEASAGAPELEAMAGGAGSSIGRGGMLTKILAAKRAAHSGANTVIASGREHEVLVRLASGEAIGTQLIARTARVAARKQWMADHLQVRGHVVIDAGAVDKLTAGGKSLLPIGVVAVQGVFARGEVIACVDDTGRAVARGITNYSSAEAKLIQRKPSGEIEAVLGYMLEPELIHRDNLVLV from the coding sequence ATGCGTTCGATCATCGCCGATTCGAAACGCTTGGTAGTGAAGGTCGGCTCGAGCCTCGTCACCAACGACGGCCGCGGGCTCGACCATGACGCTATCGGCCGATGGGCTGCCCAGATCGCCGCGCTGCGCGGCGCGGGCAAGGAAGTGGTGCTCGTCAGTTCGGGCGCGATCGCGGAAGGGATGCAGCGCCTCGGCTGGAGCAAGCGGCCGCGCGAAATCGACGAACTGCAGGCGGCCGCGGCCGTCGGGCAGATGGGGCTCGCGCAGGTGTACGAGAGTCGCTTCGCCGAGCACGGCATCCGCACCGCGCAGATTCTTCTCACGCACGCGGACCTCGCCGACCGCGAACGCTACCTGAACGCGCGTTCGACGCTTCTCACGCTGCTGCGGCTCGGCGTCGTGCCGATCATCAACGAGAACGACACCGTCGTCACCGACGAAATCAAGTTCGGCGACAACGACACGCTCGGTGCGCTCGTCGCGAACCTGATCGAAGGCGACGCGCTCATCATCCTCACTGATCAGAAGGGGCTCTTTACGGCCGATCCGCGCAAGGATCCGAGTGCGACGCTCGTCGGCGAGGCGAGCGCCGGCGCGCCCGAGCTCGAGGCGATGGCGGGCGGCGCGGGGTCGAGCATCGGCCGCGGCGGCATGCTGACGAAGATTCTCGCAGCGAAGCGCGCCGCGCACAGCGGCGCGAACACCGTGATCGCGAGCGGCCGCGAGCATGAAGTGCTCGTGCGGCTCGCGTCGGGCGAGGCGATCGGCACGCAGCTGATCGCACGCACCGCGAGAGTGGCGGCGCGCAAGCAGTGGATGGCGGACCACTTGCAGGTGCGTGGCCACGTCGTCATCGACGCGGGCGCGGTCGACAAGCTGACGGCGGGCGGCAAGAGCCTGCTGCCGATCGGCGTCGTCGCGGTGCAGGGCGTATTCGCGCGCGGCGAAGTGATCGCGTGCGTCGACGACACGGGCCGCGCAGTCGCACGCGGCATTACCAATTACAGCAGCGCCGAGGCGAAGCTGATTCAGCGCAAGCCGAGCGGCGAGATCGAAGCGGTGCTCGGCTACATGCTGGAGCCCGAACTGATCCATCGGGACAACCTCGTGCTCGTCTGA
- a CDS encoding CNP1-like family protein: protein MKAIALAAASIVAAAALAGCAHSNTPTNKDDSAFTYLLDRQPQWTENKVETLPPLPQTSDLLPFNVSQNTPLKFSVDSKSLDVGTDGVVRYVVVVTSPAGARNVNYEGIRCDTYEWRQYAVLNADHDGWDRTVATDWQRIENGELNAYHAALYQDFFCANKMPTGKRSAIIENIRYNRTTLNQIR, encoded by the coding sequence TTGAAAGCGATTGCTCTTGCCGCTGCGTCGATCGTCGCGGCCGCCGCGCTGGCCGGCTGTGCCCATTCGAACACCCCGACCAACAAGGACGACAGCGCATTCACCTACCTGCTCGACCGTCAGCCGCAATGGACTGAAAACAAGGTCGAGACGCTGCCGCCGCTGCCGCAGACGAGCGATCTGCTGCCGTTCAACGTGTCGCAGAACACGCCGCTCAAGTTCTCCGTCGATTCGAAGTCGCTCGACGTCGGCACGGACGGCGTCGTCCGCTACGTCGTCGTCGTCACGAGCCCCGCGGGCGCGCGCAACGTCAACTACGAAGGAATTCGCTGCGACACGTACGAATGGCGCCAGTACGCGGTGCTGAACGCGGATCACGACGGCTGGGACCGCACGGTCGCAACCGACTGGCAGCGGATCGAAAACGGCGAGCTGAACGCGTACCACGCGGCGCTCTATCAGGATTTCTTCTGCGCGAACAAGATGCCGACGGGCAAGCGCTCGGCGATCATCGAGAACATTCGCTACAACCGGACGACGCTCAATCAAATCCGCTGA
- a CDS encoding RNA pyrophosphohydrolase has product MLDREGFRPNVGIILLNARNEVFWGKRLREHSWQFPQGGIKYGETPMQAMYRELHEETGLLPEHVKIIGRTRDWLRYEVPDKFIKREVRGHYRGQKQIWFLLRMVGRDCDICLRATDHPEFDAWRWNEYWVPLDAVIEFKRDVYQLALTELSRFLRRPAQRSDKLRGPRASRFPRVANGHATAETPAAIDTSAVCSEVEPGASTLDENPPRLTLRD; this is encoded by the coding sequence CTCTTGAACGCGCGCAACGAAGTGTTTTGGGGCAAGCGGCTCCGCGAGCATTCCTGGCAGTTTCCGCAAGGGGGCATCAAGTACGGCGAGACCCCGATGCAGGCAATGTACCGGGAGCTGCACGAGGAAACCGGGCTGCTGCCGGAACACGTCAAGATCATCGGCCGCACTCGCGACTGGTTGCGTTATGAGGTGCCAGACAAGTTCATCAAGCGCGAAGTGCGCGGACATTATCGCGGCCAGAAGCAGATCTGGTTCCTGCTGCGAATGGTCGGGCGCGATTGCGACATCTGCCTGCGCGCGACGGATCATCCGGAGTTCGACGCATGGCGCTGGAACGAATACTGGGTGCCACTCGACGCGGTGATCGAGTTCAAGCGGGATGTGTATCAGTTGGCGTTGACCGAACTGTCGCGTTTCCTGCGCCGCCCGGCGCAGCGTTCCGACAAGTTGCGCGGTCCGCGCGCGTCGCGCTTTCCGCGCGTTGCGAACGGACACGCGACCGCGGAAACACCGGCAGCGATCGACACGTCGGCAGTCTGTTCGGAAGTCGAGCCGGGCGCGAGCACGCTCGACGAAAACCCTCCCCGCCTGACCTTGCGCGATTGA